GATGACGAGGTTGTGGTAGTTGCTTCTGAAAGACCAGCAGTTCGTGCAGCTTTTGGTTGCGAAATTGATGAAATCAAAGAAATCAGCCCTGGGAATGCGGTAATTATCGATAAGTACGGTGAATTTGGCGAATACGAAGTTATGCCTGCAGCAGAACGAAAAGCATGTAGCTTCGAAAGAATCTACTTCTCTCGTGGTAGCGATTCTGAAATTTATAAGGAAAGAAAAGAATTAGGTAGGTTACTTGTGCCACAAGTAATGAAAGAAATCAACCATGATTTAGAAAATACCGTCTTTTCATATATCCCGAATACCGCTGAAGCAGCATTTTATGGCTTAATGGAAGGTGTAGAGGAATATTTGACAGACTGGAGAAAAGATCAAATCTTAAAAGACGATTTCGACCCAAAAAGATTAGATAAGATACTGAATTTTAAACCAAGGTTTGAAAAACTAGTATCTAAAGACGTAAAATTGAGGACTTTCATTACCAACGATAACGACCGAGGAGAAATGGTCGCTCAGGTGTATGAAATGACGCAAGGAGTCGTGAAGAAAAATGTAGATACAATTGTGATAGTTGACGACTCCATCGTTCGTGGAACTACCTTGGAAAAGAGTATCTTAAAACTGTTAGACTTACTACAGCCTAAAAAAATTGTTATAGTAAGCTCCGCTCCTCAAATCCGCTATCCCGATTGTTACGGTATTGATATGTCTAAGGTTAAGGAGTTTGTTGCTTTCAGAGCAATGTTAGCCTTATTGAAAGAAAGAGGACTTGAATACCTCAAAAGCGAAGTGAATGAAATTGCACAGCAGAAATATGCTGCAAATCAATCTCATGAAGAAAACTACGTGAAGAGACTATATGATGCATTCCCTTACGAGGATGTTTCCAAAAAAATTGCTGAAATAATAACTCCAGAAAAACTGAATGCCGAAGTTGCGGTAATATACCAAACGGTAGAAAACCTCAATAAAGCTTGTCCGAAAAACTTGGGAGATTGGTATTTTACAGGTAACTACCCTACACCGGGTGGTAACATTGTTGTAAATAAAGCTTTTAGTAACTTTATGGAAGGTAAAATGGTAAGAGCTTATTAAGCCTTTACTTTTTTATTTTTACCTGGTAGAGAATAAATATTAGCTGCGACTTCTTTGAGTCCTATCATTTTCAAACAATCGTGAATACTAATTGTTGAACTCTCAACTATGTTTTTGACCTTCTTCTCTTTTTCCATGATAATAAATTCAAATGATGAAGTACAACAAAATAACAGAGCTATTTAACATCAAACCAGCACTATCGCTAATTTTTATTCTACGGTTAGTTGTACTGGTTTTTATCAGCTCTACTAATGCTTTAAGCCAAAATGATGCTAAAAGTGCCGAACTCATTGAAAAGTGTGAAACAGCCATGGGCGGGCAACAGGCTTATAACGCTGTCAAGCATCTGTCTTGGAATTTCTTTGGAGGGCGTACATTGTATTGGAATAAGCACAATGGCGACGTAAGAATTGAAATACCAAAAGACAATAAAGTTTTGCTTTGGAATGCAAATACAAACCAAGGAAAAGCATCGATTGAAGGGCAAGAGATTACAGATAAAGAAGAACTTGCCAAAGCAATGGTTCAAGCTAAAGGTATTTGGATCAATGACTCCTACTGGCTTGTTATGCCCTTCAAACTGAATGACCCCGGTGTAAATCAAAAGTATTTAGGTCAAAAAGAAACACTTAACGGAACAATGGCAGATGTCATTGAAATAACTTTTAACGAAGTTGGAAATACTCCTGACAACAAGTATCACATCTACTTTGACCCTACTTCTCACCTTGTAAATCAGTGGGACTTCTATCGTAATTTTTCGGACGAGAAAGCATCATTCGCTATGCCATGGCAAGATTACAAGCCATTTGGCAAAGTAATGCTATCAGGAGATAGAGGGGAAAGAAAATTAAGCGATATCAAGGTTTTTAAAAAATTACCCGATAGCGTTTATCAATCATTTGAAACAGTAAAAATTTAATTGCCTTGAGTTTAGATAAAAAAACAGGCGTACTCATCGTTAATTTGGGTACTCCCGATAGTCCAAGCGTTCCAGATGTAAGAAAATACCTCCGCGAATTTCTTATGGACGAGAGAGTTATTGACTTTCCATTTATTCCAAGATGGATGCTCATCAATTTAATAATTGCCCCTTTTAGATCTCCTAAATCGGCCAAAACTTACCAAGAATTGTGGACAGACGAAGGTTCACCTTTGAAAGTCTATAGCCTTAAAAACGAAAAACAGTTACAAGATGTGCTTGGTAGCCAATATTCCGTAAAACTAGGAATGAGGTACCAAAACCCTTCAATTAAAAGTAAAATGGAGGAGTTTAGGGCCGAAGGTGTCAGCAAAATTATAGTAATACCATTATTTCCACAATATGCTTCAGCAACTACAGGCTCTGTTTACGACGAAATATGCCGAGTAGTACAAAGCTGGCTTACAGTTCCAGAAATCGTAATGGTCAACACATTTTGGGATCACCCAAAACTTATTGAAGGCTATGTAAACAATGCAAGAAAATGGATCGCTGAAAATGAATATCAGCATTTCTTATTTAGTTATCACGGTATTCCTGCAAGACATATCCGCAAGGGAGACCATACTGGAAATACTTGTAAGTTTGGTTCGTGCTGTGAGCAACTTACCAAAGACAACCAGTTTTGTTACAGAGCCCAATGCTACGCAACAACGAGGCTTTTAGTAGCAAAACTTGGACTAAAAGAAGGGTCTTACACTACTTGTTTTCAATCAAGACTTGGCCGAGAAGTATGGCTTGAACCATATTCGGAAGACATGGCCCAAAACTTACCTAAGCAAGGAATTACTAAGGTTTTAGCCTTTTCGCCAGCTTTTGTTGCCGATTGCCTAGAAACCACATTGGAAGTAGGTGACGAATACAAGGAGCTTTTTGAAGAAAACGGAGGTCACCAATGGGACTTGGTTGAAAGTCTTAACGACTCTCCTATTTGGATCGAATTGTTAGAGGATTTAGTAAAACAAAGAAGCTAACCTACGGCTCAAATATAATCTGAAGGCCTGTGTCTATCTTGGTTCTTATCATTTTGATTTGAGCAGTAACATCATCAGTCTCCCACGTTGGTAATCCAGCGTGTTCCGATGGTTCGCCATACTTAGTGTTAAAGTATTGTGTAAAGGCTTGCAATAACTGTTTACTAGACTCTTCACTGCTCATGTAAATGTCAATATTGATAGCCTTTAGTCGATCTTCTTTATCTCTAAAGTACAAGATATCAACAGTTTCCATATTAGGAGTATCGAATGAATACCCAATGTGGGATTTAACATCCTCAAACTGCTCCAATACTTCACTTTCTTGAATTTTGCGAAGGTCATCTCCAAAGTCATACCCCCTAAAAACGCTCTCTTGATTACCGAGAATTTTATTAAATACTTTGGTGACGTTCTGAGGAATAACAACTTCCTCAACTGGTTTTAAAGCTGAAATTTCCAAGTTTTCTGATTCTTTTGGGTTAGAACAGGCTATTACAAATACCAAATATAAGATCGAATGTTTAATTTTCATATTTTTTTGAAAGAAATATACAATTTGAAAAACTACAATCCTCTTCGCACCGTGAAGAAAAACTTTGAACTGCCAAATTGGTTCACAGAGTAATTAATATCTAAAGCTGTGTTATAATAAGTTACTATATCCGCTCCAATACCACCGCCCCATAAGACCTTATTGCTCAGTGTGCTATTACTTAATTCGGGAAAAAAGTTTTGTACGTATCCCACGTCTCCGAAAAATTTCACAAATGTAGCAATGGGAATGGTATTGAATTGTTTTATCTTCAAAAACTTACTAAAATCAAATTGTTTCTCAAACACCTTCCACTTTAGGTTCGAAGTAATTAAACCATAATTTTGACCATCAATCACATTCAGTTGATATCCCCTCACGAGGTTATTTCTATATCCCAAACCTTGCACAAAGGGATAAAGTTGAAGTTTTGGGAATGATACTTTACCTCTGAATCCCAAATCAGCAAAAAAGGCATTTGAAAGCGGGATGTATTTCACGAATACAGTGTTAACATCTAACTGGTTTGCATCCTTAAATACCCCAAGTCCATATTTTGTAATACGAGCTTGAAAAACTTGACCTTTAAGCGGATATTGAAAGTTATCTCTTTTATCCATCCTATATTCGTAACTAAGCGAAAAGTAATTTAAGTTCTTACCGTTATCGCCAAAATAGTTCGGATTTATATCTACAATAGAGTCGCTAATCGACATACCAGTTACACCCAAATAAACTTTATGGAAATGATACAAGGCATTTCTGAGGTTATACTCTACATATGCTCCCTTTCGCTCACGCATCCTTTTTTCAGTGTTATAGAAATCGAGCTTATCATTCCAAGTTCTGTAAGCTAAGGTCTTTTGGGTAGAAAAAAACAAACCTCCCCTTAACCCCATTCTTTGCCTTTTGTCAATATACGGCCTGTTGTATGACATTTCAACATAAGGAATAAAACCTGCGTAAGCTTTTACCCTT
This portion of the Spirosomataceae bacterium TFI 002 genome encodes:
- a CDS encoding amidophosphoribosyltransferase (manually curated), which codes for MSEAIKHECGIALIRLRKPLQYYIDKYGTPLYPVNKLYVLMEKQSNRGQDGAGVANVKLDVPAGYRFFSRYRSIANRPIVDIFGKINEKYRDVIKSNPEMMQDADWLQKNVAFTGEVWLGHLRYGTHGKNEIENCHPMLRQSNWRSRNLVCAGNFNMTNAEELFQKLVKLGQHPKEKGDTVTVMEKIGHFMDEENQRVFERFKGIYENPALSDIIEDNMDLQRVLHRACRDFDGGYAMAGITGYGASFVVRDPNGIRPAYYWADDEVVVVASERPAVRAAFGCEIDEIKEISPGNAVIIDKYGEFGEYEVMPAAERKACSFERIYFSRGSDSEIYKERKELGRLLVPQVMKEINHDLENTVFSYIPNTAEAAFYGLMEGVEEYLTDWRKDQILKDDFDPKRLDKILNFKPRFEKLVSKDVKLRTFITNDNDRGEMVAQVYEMTQGVVKKNVDTIVIVDDSIVRGTTLEKSILKLLDLLQPKKIVIVSSAPQIRYPDCYGIDMSKVKEFVAFRAMLALLKERGLEYLKSEVNEIAQQKYAANQSHEENYVKRLYDAFPYEDVSKKIAEIITPEKLNAEVAVIYQTVENLNKACPKNLGDWYFTGNYPTPGGNIVVNKAFSNFMEGKMVRAY
- a CDS encoding ferrochelatase, whose product is MSLDKKTGVLIVNLGTPDSPSVPDVRKYLREFLMDERVIDFPFIPRWMLINLIIAPFRSPKSAKTYQELWTDEGSPLKVYSLKNEKQLQDVLGSQYSVKLGMRYQNPSIKSKMEEFRAEGVSKIIVIPLFPQYASATTGSVYDEICRVVQSWLTVPEIVMVNTFWDHPKLIEGYVNNARKWIAENEYQHFLFSYHGIPARHIRKGDHTGNTCKFGSCCEQLTKDNQFCYRAQCYATTRLLVAKLGLKEGSYTTCFQSRLGREVWLEPYSEDMAQNLPKQGITKVLAFSPAFVADCLETTLEVGDEYKELFEENGGHQWDLVESLNDSPIWIELLEDLVKQRS
- a CDS encoding Surface antigen variable number repeat-containing protein encodes the protein MSILRISFKRGSLNLVSNKVVLIFVLVLSCCGTLLANEFVSDTLELRSVQIVGNGRTKDSYILRELSVSLGEKMPQALMDKAVERSRQNIFNLNLFNAVELEKSIDEGFLDLKIVVKERLYLLPLPIFFLADRSFNEWWYDRERDFKRTTYGIQMNHSNLSGNGDELRVKAYAGFIPYVEMSYNRPYIDKRQRMGLRGGLFFSTQKTLAYRTWNDKLDFYNTEKRMRERKGAYVEYNLRNALYHFHKVYLGVTGMSISDSIVDINPNYFGDNGKNLNYFSLSYEYRMDKRDNFQYPLKGQVFQARITKYGLGVFKDANQLDVNTVFVKYIPLSNAFFADLGFRGKVSFPKLQLYPFVQGLGYRNNLVRGYQLNVIDGQNYGLITSNLKWKVFEKQFDFSKFLKIKQFNTIPIATFVKFFGDVGYVQNFFPELSNSTLSNKVLWGGGIGADIVTYYNTALDINYSVNQFGSSKFFFTVRRGL